The genomic interval GTCGCGCCGCGGGTGCGTTTCCTCGGCTGGCGCGAGGATAAGGCGGCCCTTTTCGCCACCGCCGACGTCGCCATCTTTCCTTCCCGCTACGAGCCCTTCGGTACGGTGACGCTTGAGGCCTGGGCCTACGGCGCGCCGCTGGTCGCCGCCGCTTCCGCCGGCCCCGCCGGCGTCATCACGGATGGAAAGGACGCGCTGCTCGTGCCCATCGAGGACGCCGCCGCCTTGGCCGCCGCCCTCAACCGGCTGATCGGGGACGCGACGCTCCGCCAGGCCCTAGTCGCCGGAGGAAAGGCGACGTTCGAGGCAAATTTCACGAAGGCCGCCGTCGTTCGCCGTTACCTCGACTTCTTCGAGCGGATCAAGGCCTGATGTGCGGGATCGCCGGCATCTTCCGAACGGATGGCGTCTCGCCCGCGCCCGCTCGCCTGGACGGGCTGGCGGACAGCCTTGGCCATCGCGGACCGGACGGCCGCGGACGCTATGTGAAGGGGCCGGTCGGCCTGGTCCACACCCGTCTTGCGATCATCGACCTTGAGACGGGCGATCAGCCGCTTTTGCACCCGAACGGGTGTGTCCTGATCGCCAACGGCGAGATTTACAATTACGTTGAACTGCGCGAGGCGTTGCCGGGAGCGGTTTTCCGCACGCGCTCGGATTGCGAGCCGTTGCTTCACCTCTACGCGAAGGAAGGCCTCGGCTTTGTCGGCCGCTTGCGCGGGATGTACGGGCTTGCCCTTTACGATCCGACGGAAGAAAGGCTCGTCCTCGCCCGCGATCCCTTCGGCATCAAACCGCTTTACTATGCGGAAACAGCGGAAGGCTTTGTCTTCGCCTCCGAGCCGCAAGCCCTGATCAAAAGCGGTTGCGTGGCACCTAACCTGCGTCCGCAAAGCCAGCGCGAGCTTCTTCAGCTCCAGTTTACAACCGGGGCCGAGACGATCTTCGAAGGCATCCGCCGCGTGCTGCCGGGCGAGCTTCTCGTCGTCGAGAAGGGCCGCCTCACCCATCGCCAGCGTCTGGCCGCCCTTCCCGAAGGCGCGCCGCAGCCGATGGCGGAAGCGGAAGCCCTGGACCGGCTGGAGACGGCGCTTCGCGGCAGCGTCGAGGTGCACCAGCGTTCCGACGTGCCCTACGGCCTTTTCTTTTCCGGCGGCATCGACTCCTCGGCCATCCTCGCCCTTATGGCGGAGTTGAATGAACGGCCCGTCGCCGCTTTCACGGCCGGCTTTCCCGATACGCGCGCGAAGGACGAACGCGATCACGCGCGTGCGCTGGCCGGAACCGTCGGCGCCGAATTCGTCGAGGTTGAGTTTACGGAAAACGACTTCTGGCGGCATCTGCCGGAGATTGTGGCGGCGATGGACGATCCGGCCGCCGATTACGCGATTCTGCCCACCTGGAAGCTTGCCGCGCAGGCAAGCCACGGGCTTAAGGTCGTGCTGTGCGGGGAAGGCGGCGACGAAATTTTCGGCGGCTATGGCCGCTATCGAAGTGCCATGCGCCCGGCCTGGCTGGGCGGTCGCCGCCTTCGCACGCGCGGGGTTTTCGACGGGCTGGGCGTGCTCCGCGCCGCGCCCAAAGGCTGGCGGGACGGCCTCGCGGCGGCCGAGGCGGCAAGCCTGTCCGGCGGCCGCACGCGGTTGCAGGCGGCGCAGGCCCTCGACTGCGCGGACTGGCTGCCGAATGACCTGCTGACCAAACTCGACCGTTGCCTGATGATTCACGGGGTCGAAGGGCGGACCCCTTTCCTTGACCGCGAGGTGGCGGCGGCGGCCTTCCGCCTGCCCGACGATCTGAAGGTGCGGGGGGGTCTCGGCAAATGGGCGCTTCGGAAATGGCTGGCCGGAAAGCTGCCGTCCGCCAAGCCCTTTTCCGAAAAGCGCGGCTTCACGGTGCCGGTCGCCGAATGGATTTCGCGGCAAGGTACGAGACTCGGGCCACTGGTTGCCGCCCGCCCCGCCATCCGGGAGCTTTGCGCGGCGGGTGCCGTTGAGGATCTGTTCCGGGCCCGGGAGAAGCGGGCCGGTTTCGCCGCCTGGCTTCTCCTTTTCTATGCGCTTTGGCATCGCCGGCACGTCGAGGGCCTGGAAGACCGGGGCGATGTCTTCGAAATTCTGGGGCAGCGGCCGTGAAGCGTTTCAGGAAAAATTAAACTTCCAAGCGTACCTAATGGGGAGGCGTACCTCCGCCATCGCTGGAAACGTCGCGGAAGGGAACGTCGGTCGTTAACCTATGTGCTAGGCCGGACCGGCCGGGGTGAGAGCATGCGCCGCCCATTGAGCTTGCGTCGGCTTGTTTCGCAGCCGCTGCTGCGCGCGATGGTTCTTTTGAACCTGGCCGTCGTCGCAAGCCTGCTGGTGATCACCGTGCATCGCTTCTTGGGCGAATTCAGGGAAGTGCTGGACAACGGTCAGGCGCTGGACTGGGCGACCCGGTGGGAGTCGCTTGGTTTTTGGCAGCAATATTTGGGCGACGATTTTGACTACTTCGTCGCGTTCGGCTTCATCCCCCTCATCATGCTCTTGCTGCTGCAAATCCCCGCCTATCTTTTTCTCGTCCGCCCGCTTCGCCGGCTCGATCAAAGGGTTGCGCGTATTCGTGCCGGAGACCTGACGGAGCCTCTCGCGCCCATCTTGGGTCCGAAGGAAATCGTCGAACTGAACGAAGGGGTCGAAACCATGCGCGCCTCCCTTCAAAGGCTGACGGAAAGCCTGACCGCCGAGGTGAAGGCGCGCACGGCGGAACTTGCCGAACGCAATGCCCAGCTTGACCTCACCCTTGCCAACATGGCGCGTGGGGTCATCCTGTACGAGCCGAACGGGGACGTCACGGTCTGCAACCGGAAGCTTCTGGAGATGTTCGATTTTCCGGAGGAGTCTTGCCGGCCAGGCAGCAATATCCGCGAGCTTATCGAACGGATTGCCGAACGCTACGCCCGGCCATCGGATATGACGGACAGGGATCTGGTCCGTCTTCTGAAAGGGCTCGGCGCTGGCAGCGTCCAAGAATTCACGCTGCCGCTTCGCAACGGACGGACGATCCATGTCATCTATAAGCCAATCGAAAATGGTGGATTCATTCACACGTGCGACGACATCACCGAACGCTTGAACTACGAGAAGGTCTTGCAGGAAAGCCGGGACGATGCGGAAAAGGCGAACGCGGTGAAGTCGCAGTTTCTTGCCAACATGAGTCACGAATTGCGTACGCCGCTGAACGCCATCATCGGATTCTCGGAGCTGATCCTCGGCGGGTCGGTCGGCAAGATCGATAATCCGAAAATACGGGATTACCTCGAGGACCTCCACCAATGCGGCCGCCACCTGCTTTCCCTGGTCAACGACACGCTGGACTTGAGCAAGGCCGAGGCCGGCCGCCTTGAGATCGAATGGCAATCCGTGGACGCCGGCAGGGCGGCGCAGGATTGCGTGCGAATCATGTCGGAAACGGCGCGCAAGCAGGGTGTCGAGTTGGTTTGCG from Pseudomonadota bacterium carries:
- the asnB gene encoding asparagine synthase (glutamine-hydrolyzing), with amino-acid sequence MCGIAGIFRTDGVSPAPARLDGLADSLGHRGPDGRGRYVKGPVGLVHTRLAIIDLETGDQPLLHPNGCVLIANGEIYNYVELREALPGAVFRTRSDCEPLLHLYAKEGLGFVGRLRGMYGLALYDPTEERLVLARDPFGIKPLYYAETAEGFVFASEPQALIKSGCVAPNLRPQSQRELLQLQFTTGAETIFEGIRRVLPGELLVVEKGRLTHRQRLAALPEGAPQPMAEAEALDRLETALRGSVEVHQRSDVPYGLFFSGGIDSSAILALMAELNERPVAAFTAGFPDTRAKDERDHARALAGTVGAEFVEVEFTENDFWRHLPEIVAAMDDPAADYAILPTWKLAAQASHGLKVVLCGEGGDEIFGGYGRYRSAMRPAWLGGRRLRTRGVFDGLGVLRAAPKGWRDGLAAAEAASLSGGRTRLQAAQALDCADWLPNDLLTKLDRCLMIHGVEGRTPFLDREVAAAAFRLPDDLKVRGGLGKWALRKWLAGKLPSAKPFSEKRGFTVPVAEWISRQGTRLGPLVAARPAIRELCAAGAVEDLFRAREKRAGFAAWLLLFYALWHRRHVEGLEDRGDVFEILGQRP
- a CDS encoding ATP-binding protein, with amino-acid sequence MRRPLSLRRLVSQPLLRAMVLLNLAVVASLLVITVHRFLGEFREVLDNGQALDWATRWESLGFWQQYLGDDFDYFVAFGFIPLIMLLLLQIPAYLFLVRPLRRLDQRVARIRAGDLTEPLAPILGPKEIVELNEGVETMRASLQRLTESLTAEVKARTAELAERNAQLDLTLANMARGVILYEPNGDVTVCNRKLLEMFDFPEESCRPGSNIRELIERIAERYARPSDMTDRDLVRLLKGLGAGSVQEFTLPLRNGRTIHVIYKPIENGGFIHTCDDITERLNYEKVLQESRDDAEKANAVKSQFLANMSHELRTPLNAIIGFSELILGGSVGKIDNPKIRDYLEDLHQCGRHLLSLVNDTLDLSKAEAGRLEIEWQSVDAGRAAQDCVRIMSETARKQGVELVCEVEPNLPAIWSNTRRLRQILLNLLSNAIKFTMEGGRVTVKAGMLESGDIELTIVDTGIGMTEREMEKAFNEFQQIESSLSRQYQGTGLGLSLTKRLVELLFGQMAVESVPGRGTTLRVRFSTSNFPMVDAQRKATG